A stretch of DNA from Bacteroidales bacterium:
TTCGTTGATCCCATTCCATAGGATGCCTCCCGCAAGGAATAAGGAACGGCAAATAAAGCATCTTCACTGAGTGAAGATATATAGGGTATGATCATGATGCCCATAACTATGCCTGCTGATAAACTATTGAAAGTGGCTATACCGGGTATCAATGTCTTAAGAAACGGAGTAACCACGATCAATGCAAAAAATCCGTAGACAACCGTTGGAACGGCAGCCAGAAGCTCCAACATTGGCTTGACCGTTGATCTGAATTTTTTGGGAGCATATTCATTTAAAAAAACGGCTATGGATAAACCTATCGGTATGGCGATAGCAATGGCAATCGATGAAGTAAGCAATGTACCACTGAGCAGCGGCATGATGCCGAAATGTTTATCAGTAAATAAAGGAGTCCATTGCTTATCGGTGAGAAACTCGCCGATGGATACTTCACCAAAGAAGCTTACCGATTCATACAGCAGGGTAAAAATAATTGCAAGAGTAGTTAATATGGTTATGGAAGCGCTTCCCCCCAAAAGCACTTCCATCGTTTTTTCTCTTGTTTTTTTTCCAATTACCATCAATTGCCTAACTGCTATTTGAAGATTCTCCTATAAATTTCTTGAATTTGGCCAATTCCTCTTTGTACTGTTCCTCGGGAAGGGGAACATAGCCAACATCCTTGACAAGATTTCCGGCTTGATTCAGGTAATA
This window harbors:
- the pstC gene encoding phosphate ABC transporter permease subunit PstC produces the protein MVIGKKTREKTMEVLLGGSASITILTTLAIIFTLLYESVSFFGEVSIGEFLTDKQWTPLFTDKHFGIMPLLSGTLLTSSIAIAIAIPIGLSIAVFLNEYAPKKFRSTVKPMLELLAAVPTVVYGFFALIVVTPFLKTLIPGIATFNSLSAGIVMGIMIIPYISSLSEDALFAVPYSLREASYGMGSTKLQTAFRVTIPAASSGIVVSIILAISRAIGETMIVTIAAGQQPNLTANPLVPIETMTAYIVQVSLGDIQHGTLEYKTIFVVGLTLFIFTFLLNTVSHWLKNKYREKYE